A single region of the Streptomyces sp. NBC_01262 genome encodes:
- the infC gene encoding translation initiation factor IF-3: MTENAAVGQSAAWCYRGGPISAEPRINDRIRVPEVRLVGPSGEQVGIVPLAKALELAQEYDLDLVEVAANARPPVCKLMDYGKFKYESAMKAREARKNQAHTVIKEMKLRPKIDPHDYDTKKGHVVRFLKQGDKVKITIMFRGREQSRPELGHRLLQRLAGDVQELGFVESAPKQDGRNMIMVLGPHKKKTEAMAEAREAQAARKAGRLPENPSEVEQQAYDAAVAEEAAEAAEAEAAEAKAADEN; the protein is encoded by the coding sequence GTGACGGAAAACGCGGCTGTCGGCCAGTCAGCCGCGTGGTGCTACCGAGGAGGCCCCATCAGCGCCGAGCCCCGCATCAACGACCGGATTCGCGTCCCCGAAGTGCGACTTGTCGGTCCCAGCGGCGAGCAGGTCGGCATTGTGCCGCTTGCCAAGGCCCTGGAGCTTGCACAGGAGTACGACCTGGACCTGGTCGAGGTCGCGGCGAACGCACGTCCGCCGGTCTGCAAGCTCATGGATTACGGGAAGTTCAAGTACGAGTCGGCCATGAAGGCCCGTGAGGCGCGCAAGAACCAGGCGCACACGGTCATCAAGGAGATGAAGCTCCGGCCGAAGATCGACCCGCACGACTACGACACCAAAAAGGGTCACGTCGTCCGGTTCCTCAAGCAGGGCGACAAGGTCAAGATCACGATCATGTTCCGTGGCCGTGAGCAGTCCCGGCCCGAGCTGGGTCACCGGCTGCTGCAGCGGCTCGCGGGCGATGTCCAGGAGCTGGGCTTCGTGGAGTCCGCGCCGAAGCAGGACGGCCGAAACATGATCATGGTTCTCGGCCCGCACAAGAAGAAGACCGAGGCGATGGCCGAAGCCCGCGAGGCGCAGGCCGCCCGCAAGGCCGGTCGCCTGCCCGAGAACCCGTCGGAGGTCGAGCAGCAGGCGTACGACGCTGCTGTCGCCGAGGAGGCCGCCGAGGCCGCCGAAGCGGAGGCCGCCGAGGCCAAGGCCGCCGACGAGAACTGA
- the rpmI gene encoding 50S ribosomal protein L35, whose amino-acid sequence MPKNKTHSGASKRFKLTGSGKVMRERAGKRHLLEHKPSSKTRALSGTVELAPADAKKIKKLLGK is encoded by the coding sequence ATGCCGAAGAACAAGACGCACAGCGGTGCGAGCAAGCGATTCAAGCTCACCGGCTCCGGCAAGGTGATGCGCGAGCGCGCCGGCAAGCGCCACCTGCTTGAGCACAAGCCGTCGAGCAAGACCCGTGCCCTCAGCGGCACCGTCGAGCTGGCCCCGGCCGACGCCAAGAAGATCAAGAAGCTTCTCGGCAAGTGA
- the rplT gene encoding 50S ribosomal protein L20, which yields MARVKRAVNAQKKRRAILEAASGYRGQRSRLYRKAKEQVTHSLVYNYNDRKKRKGDFRQLWIQRINAAARANGITYNRFIQGLKAAQVEVDRKILAELAVNDAPAFAALVEVAQKALPADVNAPKAA from the coding sequence GTGGCACGCGTCAAGCGGGCAGTCAACGCCCAGAAGAAGCGCCGGGCAATCCTCGAAGCGGCCAGCGGTTACCGCGGCCAGCGGTCGCGCCTGTACCGCAAGGCCAAGGAGCAGGTCACCCACTCCCTGGTCTACAACTACAACGACCGCAAGAAGCGCAAGGGCGACTTCCGTCAGCTGTGGATCCAGCGCATCAACGCCGCTGCCCGCGCCAACGGCATCACCTACAACCGCTTCATCCAGGGCCTCAAGGCCGCCCAGGTCGAGGTCGACCGCAAGATCCTCGCCGAGCTGGCCGTCAACGACGCCCCCGCCTTCGCCGCCCTCGTAGAGGTCGCCCAGAAGGCCCTCCCGGCCGACGTCAACGCGCCGAAGGCTGCCTGA
- a CDS encoding TrmH family RNA methyltransferase yields MPPPELTSLRSPRVTAAHRLAKRSFRGKERRFIAEGPQAVREAVPHLIEVYVTPDAAERHADIVAAAHTAGVTVLTATAEVIAEMSDTVTPQGIVGLCRFLDTPFEDILATRPRLVAVLANVRDPGNAGTVLRCADAAGADAVVLTDASVDLYNPKAVRASAGSLFHLPVAVGVPVETVVDGLRAAGVRLLAADGAGERDLDAELDEGTMGGPTAWIFGNEAWGLPEETRALADAVVRVPIHGRAESLNLATAAAVCLYASARAQRAPAGCRSVTMS; encoded by the coding sequence ATGCCTCCCCCTGAGCTGACCTCCCTCCGCTCGCCCCGCGTGACCGCCGCCCACCGCCTGGCCAAGCGCAGCTTCCGCGGCAAGGAGCGCCGCTTCATCGCCGAGGGCCCGCAGGCCGTCCGCGAAGCGGTCCCGCACCTGATCGAGGTGTACGTGACGCCGGACGCGGCCGAGCGGCACGCGGACATCGTGGCGGCGGCCCACACCGCCGGCGTCACGGTCCTGACGGCGACAGCCGAGGTCATCGCGGAGATGTCCGACACCGTCACCCCGCAGGGCATCGTCGGGCTCTGCCGCTTCCTGGACACGCCGTTCGAGGACATCCTCGCCACCCGCCCCAGGCTGGTGGCCGTACTGGCCAATGTCCGCGACCCCGGCAACGCCGGCACCGTGCTGCGCTGCGCGGACGCCGCGGGGGCGGACGCGGTGGTCCTCACCGACGCCTCGGTGGACCTGTACAACCCCAAGGCCGTACGGGCCTCCGCCGGCAGCCTGTTCCACCTCCCGGTCGCCGTCGGCGTCCCCGTGGAGACCGTCGTGGACGGCCTGCGCGCGGCCGGCGTACGGCTGCTGGCGGCCGACGGTGCGGGGGAGCGGGACCTGGACGCGGAGCTGGACGAGGGGACGATGGGCGGGCCGACGGCCTGGATCTTCGGCAACGAGGCATGGGGGCTGCCCGAGGAGACCCGCGCACTGGCGGACGCGGTGGTACGGGTGCCCATCCACGGGCGGGCCGAGAGCCTCAACCTCGCGACGGCCGCCGCTGTGTGCCTGTACGCCTCCGCGCGGGCGCAGCGTGCTCCCGCAGGGTGCCGCTCCGTAACAATGAGCTAG
- a CDS encoding sensor histidine kinase, translating into MDVRTTGGSAEHALPGWSQILTEYGLTADDLPDGLVVADESGRVICFNTAAARITALRPPAVIGLPIEQALPLEDMDGRRWWAITDPYRGLATRTGQPERNLLLPGGREVLVSAKYVRTHPGGPVHRLVVALRGTEARRRTERSHAELIATVAHELRSPLTSVKGFTATLLAKWERFTEDQKKLMLETVDADANRVTRLIAELLDISRIDSGRLEVRRQPVDIAAAVQRHVDAMVAAGQRADRFAVRVGGPLPALWADPDKIDQILGNLLENAVRHGEGTVTIEVAAAPSKDQTEGTAVTVSDEGPGIPEESMSRVFTRFWRGSKRGGTGLGLYIVKGIVEAHGGTITVGRAPGSGAQFRFILPVGAPAFMA; encoded by the coding sequence ATGGATGTCAGGACGACCGGCGGATCCGCCGAGCACGCCCTGCCGGGCTGGTCGCAGATCCTCACCGAGTACGGCCTGACGGCCGACGACCTCCCCGACGGGCTCGTGGTCGCCGACGAGAGCGGCCGGGTCATCTGCTTCAACACCGCCGCCGCCCGCATCACCGCCCTGCGCCCGCCCGCCGTCATCGGCCTGCCGATCGAGCAGGCGCTGCCTCTGGAGGACATGGACGGGCGCCGCTGGTGGGCGATCACCGACCCCTACCGGGGCCTGGCCACCCGCACCGGCCAGCCCGAGCGCAATCTGCTCCTGCCCGGCGGGCGCGAAGTGTTGGTCTCGGCGAAGTACGTACGCACCCACCCCGGCGGTCCGGTGCACCGGCTGGTCGTCGCGCTGCGCGGCACCGAGGCCCGGCGGCGTACGGAGCGCAGCCACGCGGAGCTGATCGCGACCGTCGCGCACGAGCTGCGCTCGCCGCTGACCAGCGTCAAGGGCTTCACCGCGACGCTGCTGGCGAAGTGGGAGCGGTTCACCGAGGACCAGAAGAAGCTGATGCTGGAGACGGTCGACGCCGACGCCAACCGTGTCACCCGGCTGATCGCCGAGCTGCTCGACATCTCGCGGATCGACTCCGGCCGCCTGGAGGTGCGCCGCCAGCCGGTCGACATCGCCGCCGCCGTGCAGCGGCACGTGGACGCGATGGTCGCGGCGGGGCAGCGGGCCGACCGCTTCGCGGTGCGGGTCGGCGGGCCGCTGCCCGCGCTGTGGGCGGACCCCGACAAGATCGACCAGATTCTCGGGAATCTGCTGGAAAACGCGGTGCGGCACGGCGAGGGGACTGTCACCATCGAGGTGGCAGCAGCGCCGTCCAAGGACCAGACCGAGGGAACCGCAGTCACCGTGAGCGATGAAGGGCCCGGCATCCCCGAGGAGTCGATGAGCCGCGTCTTCACCCGCTTCTGGCGGGGCAGCAAGCGCGGCGGCACGGGCCTGGGCCTGTACATCGTCAAGGGCATCGTCGAGGCCCACGGCGGGACGATCACGGTCGGCCGAGCGCCCGGCAGCGGCGCACAGTTCCGATTTATTCTGCCCGTCGGGGCGCCGGCCTTCATGGCCTGA